The nucleotide sequence GGTGGAAAAACGAAAAAAAATAAGTGGCGAATTACGTATGGAATGAAAAATAAATGAATTCTTGCAGGAATGATGCACACCATTGTCGAAAAACATGGTACAATACGGACAATTATGCATGATATTCCTTGAGCGGAGGTGTGATGAGGGTGTCGTTAACGCCGTTAGATATTCACAACAAAGAATTTAACAGAGGATTTCGGGGATATGATGAAGACGAAGTAAATGAATTTCTAGATCAAGTCATTAAAGATTTCGAACTCGTCATTCGTGAAAAGAAAGAACTAGAAGAAAGAGTAACTGAACTAGAAGAAAAGCTTGGACATTTTTCGACGATTGAAGAAACATTAAATAAATCGATTCTTGTTGCTCAAGAAACGGCGGAAGATGTGAAGCGAAGCGCGAACAAAGAAGCAAAGCTCATTATTAAAGAAGCTGAAAAGAATGCTGACCGTA is from Bacillus tianshenii and encodes:
- a CDS encoding DivIVA domain-containing protein; this translates as MSLTPLDIHNKEFNRGFRGYDEDEVNEFLDQVIKDFELVIREKKELEERVTELEEKLGHFSTIEETLNKSILVAQETAEDVKRSANKEAKLIIKEAEKNADRIINESLIKSRKIALEIDELKKQSKVFRNRFRMLVKAQLEMLDNDDWDHLMEYNQHEDDEENE